One window of Lemur catta isolate mLemCat1 chromosome 3, mLemCat1.pri, whole genome shotgun sequence genomic DNA carries:
- the C3H1orf54 gene encoding uncharacterized protein C1orf54 homolog isoform X1, protein MDVLFVAILAVPLILGQEYEDEEILEEDDYYQVVYYYTVTPSYDDFGANFTIDYSMFELEDGLNRLDQKVTEAVETTTSLETERADHQKPVTRKPVTMEPQSPDLNDAVSGLQSPVSLLLWWALVQGGMYFM, encoded by the exons ATGGATGTCCTCTTTGTAGCTATCCTTGCTGTGCCACTTATCCTGG GACAAGAATATGAGGATGAAGAAATCCTGGAAGAGGATGATTATTATCAAGTGGTCTATTATTACACAGTCACCCCCAGTTATG ATGATTTTGGTGCAAATTTCACCATTGATTACTCCATGTTTGAGTTAGAGGATGGGCTG AACAGGTTGGATCAGAAGGTAACAGAAGCGGTAGAGACTACCACAAGTCTTGAAACAGAACGTGCAGACCATCAGAAACCTGTAACCAGGAAACCAGTAACAATGGAACCA cagaGTCCAGATCTCAATGATGCTGTGTCCGGTCTGCAGAGTCCTGTATCCCTCCTTCTGTGGTGGGCCCTAGTTCAGGGAGGGATGTATTTCATGTAA
- the C3H1orf54 gene encoding uncharacterized protein C1orf54 homolog isoform X3 — translation MDVLFVAILAVPLILGQEYEDEEILEEDDYYQVVYYYTVTPSYDDFGANFTIDYSMFELEDGLNRLDQKVTEAVETTTSLETERADHQKPVTRKPVTMEPVVEDCYDSLDGDLARGNWKIK, via the exons ATGGATGTCCTCTTTGTAGCTATCCTTGCTGTGCCACTTATCCTGG GACAAGAATATGAGGATGAAGAAATCCTGGAAGAGGATGATTATTATCAAGTGGTCTATTATTACACAGTCACCCCCAGTTATG ATGATTTTGGTGCAAATTTCACCATTGATTACTCCATGTTTGAGTTAGAGGATGGGCTG AACAGGTTGGATCAGAAGGTAACAGAAGCGGTAGAGACTACCACAAGTCTTGAAACAGAACGTGCAGACCATCAGAAACCTGTAACCAGGAAACCAGTAACAATGGAACCA gTGGTAGAAGACTGCTATGACTCTTTGGATGGGGATTTGGCAAGAGGAAattggaagataaaataa
- the C3H1orf54 gene encoding uncharacterized protein C1orf54 homolog isoform X2, whose amino-acid sequence MDVLFVAILAVPLILGQEYEDEEILEEDDYYQVVYYYTVTPSYDDFGANFTIDYSMFELEDGLNRLDQKVTEAVETTTSLETERADHQKPVTRKPVTMEPSPDLNDAVSGLQSPVSLLLWWALVQGGMYFM is encoded by the exons ATGGATGTCCTCTTTGTAGCTATCCTTGCTGTGCCACTTATCCTGG GACAAGAATATGAGGATGAAGAAATCCTGGAAGAGGATGATTATTATCAAGTGGTCTATTATTACACAGTCACCCCCAGTTATG ATGATTTTGGTGCAAATTTCACCATTGATTACTCCATGTTTGAGTTAGAGGATGGGCTG AACAGGTTGGATCAGAAGGTAACAGAAGCGGTAGAGACTACCACAAGTCTTGAAACAGAACGTGCAGACCATCAGAAACCTGTAACCAGGAAACCAGTAACAATGGAACCA aGTCCAGATCTCAATGATGCTGTGTCCGGTCTGCAGAGTCCTGTATCCCTCCTTCTGTGGTGGGCCCTAGTTCAGGGAGGGATGTATTTCATGTAA
- the CIART gene encoding circadian-associated transcriptional repressor isoform X1, protein MDSPSSVSSYSSYSLSSSFSTSPVNSDFGFPSDSEREDKGAHGPRPDTVGQRGGSRPSPGPIRCRHRSKVSSNHHTASHPEERGLASPMAGSGVKRSRNGELETSLNIQGCTTEGDLLFAQKCKELQGYIPPLTDLLNGLKMGRFERGLSSFQQSVAMDRIQRIVGVLQKPQMGERYLGTLLQVEGMLKTWFPHIAAQKTSLGGSRHQLTKHFPSHHGDSVASFPVSPMGKMDQTQLGHVVLKPEQPWHLTEWPAMNLTWIHTTPICNPPLGSPGTISFSHGPLGTGTSIGVILFLQHGVQPFTHSTPTTPVPPTTASPVISGDTKKLSREGPRCYSLPVTMPSDWSCTLSPPSLPTMAREKTIGQLEQQMRSHPPGVSDADLLNL, encoded by the exons ATGGATTCTCCATCTAGCGTTTCTTCCTATTCCTCctactctctctcttcctctttttccaccTCCCCAGTGAACAGTGACTTTGGCTTCCCCTCCGATAGTGAGAGGGAGGACAAGGGGGCCCACGGGCCCAGGCCAGACACTGTTGGGCAGAGGGGAGGTTCACGGCCCAGTCCGGGTCCTATCCGCTGCAGGCATCGATCCAAGGTTTCCAGTAATCATCATACAGCATCTCACCCGGAAGAGCGGGGCTTGGCTTCTCCTATGGCAGGATCTGGGGTCAAAAGATCAAGAAATGGTGAATTGGAGACCAGTCTAAACATCCAGGGTTGTACCACAGAGGGAGACCTGCTATTTGCTCAGAAG TGTAAAGAACTGCAAGGATATATACCTCCTCTCACAGACCTACTGAATGGGCTGAAGATGGGTCGATTTGAGAGAG GATTGAGCAGTTTCCAGCAGAGTGTGGCAATGGACAGGATCCAGCGTATTGTAGGTGTTTTGCAGAAGCCACAGATGGG GGAACGTTATCTAGGAACCCTGCTACAGGTAGAAGGGATGTTAaagacttggtttcctcataTAGCTGCCCAGAAGACATCATTGGGTGGTAGCAGGCATCAGCTGACCAAG CATTTTCCAAGCCACCACGGTGATTCAGTTGCTTCCTTTCCTGTATCGCCTATGGGAAAGATGGACCAGACACAGCTAGGACATGTAGTGTTGAAACCAGAGCAGCCTTGGCACCTCACAGAATGGCCAGCTATGAACCTTACCTGGATCCACACCACTCCGATTTGCAATCCCCCTCTCGGTTCCCCAGGTACCATCTCCTTTAGCCATGGTCCTTTAGGCACTGGAACCAGCATTGGCGTCATCCTTTTCCTGCAACATGGAGTGCAGCCCTTCACCCACTCTACCCCAACCACTCCGGTTCCACCTACTACAGCATCTCCTGTCATCTCTGGTGATACTAAGAAACTATCTAGAGAGGGGCCTCGTTGCTACAGTTTGCCAGTAACCATGCCATCAGACTGGAGCTgtaccctctcccctcccagtcTACCCACAATGGCCAGAGAAAAGACCATAGGACAGCTAGAACAGCAGATGAGAAGCCATCCTCCAGGTGTTTCTGATGCCGATCTTCTCAACCTCTAA
- the CIART gene encoding circadian-associated transcriptional repressor isoform X2 — MAGSGVKRSRNGELETSLNIQGCTTEGDLLFAQKCKELQGYIPPLTDLLNGLKMGRFERGLSSFQQSVAMDRIQRIVGVLQKPQMGERYLGTLLQVEGMLKTWFPHIAAQKTSLGGSRHQLTKHFPSHHGDSVASFPVSPMGKMDQTQLGHVVLKPEQPWHLTEWPAMNLTWIHTTPICNPPLGSPGTISFSHGPLGTGTSIGVILFLQHGVQPFTHSTPTTPVPPTTASPVISGDTKKLSREGPRCYSLPVTMPSDWSCTLSPPSLPTMAREKTIGQLEQQMRSHPPGVSDADLLNL; from the exons ATGGCAGGATCTGGGGTCAAAAGATCAAGAAATGGTGAATTGGAGACCAGTCTAAACATCCAGGGTTGTACCACAGAGGGAGACCTGCTATTTGCTCAGAAG TGTAAAGAACTGCAAGGATATATACCTCCTCTCACAGACCTACTGAATGGGCTGAAGATGGGTCGATTTGAGAGAG GATTGAGCAGTTTCCAGCAGAGTGTGGCAATGGACAGGATCCAGCGTATTGTAGGTGTTTTGCAGAAGCCACAGATGGG GGAACGTTATCTAGGAACCCTGCTACAGGTAGAAGGGATGTTAaagacttggtttcctcataTAGCTGCCCAGAAGACATCATTGGGTGGTAGCAGGCATCAGCTGACCAAG CATTTTCCAAGCCACCACGGTGATTCAGTTGCTTCCTTTCCTGTATCGCCTATGGGAAAGATGGACCAGACACAGCTAGGACATGTAGTGTTGAAACCAGAGCAGCCTTGGCACCTCACAGAATGGCCAGCTATGAACCTTACCTGGATCCACACCACTCCGATTTGCAATCCCCCTCTCGGTTCCCCAGGTACCATCTCCTTTAGCCATGGTCCTTTAGGCACTGGAACCAGCATTGGCGTCATCCTTTTCCTGCAACATGGAGTGCAGCCCTTCACCCACTCTACCCCAACCACTCCGGTTCCACCTACTACAGCATCTCCTGTCATCTCTGGTGATACTAAGAAACTATCTAGAGAGGGGCCTCGTTGCTACAGTTTGCCAGTAACCATGCCATCAGACTGGAGCTgtaccctctcccctcccagtcTACCCACAATGGCCAGAGAAAAGACCATAGGACAGCTAGAACAGCAGATGAGAAGCCATCCTCCAGGTGTTTCTGATGCCGATCTTCTCAACCTCTAA